A genomic stretch from Megachile rotundata isolate GNS110a chromosome 1, iyMegRotu1, whole genome shotgun sequence includes:
- the LOC100883687 gene encoding monocarboxylate transporter 12 isoform X1 produces the protein MNINMTFRYLLLRVTFTKFDNCNSMAHATVSSSAETKKQDKKNGKKNFKCDSMDCQITSAITDLSPPDGGWGYFVVFASFLIHVIADGVTYSFGVFYLEFLYYFEEGKGTTAWIASILVGVTLCSGPISSLFVNKYGCRTVTIVGSILASACLLASVWAQNVITLYFTIGIGTGLGFGLIYLPAIVSVTCYFEKYRSLATGIAVCGSGLGTLIFAPCLKYFIVEYGWRGAIMICSGIVLNCIVLGALFRPLETNKQKKRSSPEKTLHNSLDQQLKCLPKGEHSTELYAISFKKERNNVGVRSLSQPILISKDITRQDNLENIHKEQLNLTQRYSEEVFSISESSTSLSTKAEYMKSKNGQFKINNKTKINTLQEILDISLLKNPVFLLFIFSNFCTSIGFYVPYVYVLPQAEERGIDKNDASYLLAVIGIANTAGRIILGYVSDKPWVNRLLIYNLCLTICGISTMLSIICTSFVWFTIYASIFGFTSGAYVGLTSVILVDLLGLNYLTNAFGQLLLFQGFASFLGPPIAGIFICIFTTAAVKKNSIFYLNLYYLGWLYDMLQSYDPGFLAAGSMITFSGLILFFVPIIQQKTKHNVSNKRVKNTINNEPV, from the exons ATGAACATCAACATGACGTTTCGATACTTGTTATTGCGGGTAACATTCACCAAGTTCGACAATTGTAACTCCATGGCACACGCGACTGTTAGCTCCTCAGCCGAGACAAAAAAGCAAGATAAAAAAAATgggaaaaaaaatttcaaatgcgACTCAATGGATTGTCAGATAACGTCAGCTATCACAGACCTTTCACCCCCAGATGGGGGATGGGGCTATTTTGTGGTGTTTGCATCCTTCTTAATTCACGTAATTG CGGACGGAGTTACGTATTCTTTCGGAGTATTTtacttagaatttttgtattatttcgaGGAGGGAAAGGGTACCACAGCATGGATCGCTTCGATATTGGTTGGGGTGACTTTATGTTCTg GTCCAATATCGAgcttatttgtaaataaatacggATGCCGAACAGTGACCATTGTCGGCTCAATATTAGCTAGTGCATGCCTATTAGCGAGTGTGTGGGCACAAAATGTTATAACACTATACTTTACAATCGGCATTGGAACAG GTCTAGGTTTTGGCTTAATCTATTTACCCGCCATTGTAAGTGTAACATGTTATTTTGAGAAATATCGTTCTCTCGCTACGGGTATTGCTGTATGCGGTTCTGGATTAGGTACATTAATTTTCGCTCCATGTTTAAAATACTTTATAGTAGAATACGGATGGCGAGGAGCGATTATGATTTGCTCCGGAATCGTTTTAAATTGCATCGTACTAGGTGCACTATTCAGGCCACTTGAAACGAATAAACAAAAGAAGAGAAGTTCTCCAGAG AAAACTCTACATAATTCTTTAGATCAACAATTGAAATGTTTACCCAAAGGGGAACATAGTACAGAACTTTATGCCATTAGTTTTAAGAAGGAAAGAAATAATGTTGGTGTAAGAAGCCTGAGTCAacctattttaatttcaaaagatATAACACGCCAAGACAATTTGGAGAACATTCATAAAGAGCA ACTAAATTTAACACAAAGATATAGTGAAGAAGTGTTTTCTATTTCTGAATCGTCTACGAGTTTGTCTACTAAAGCAGAATACATGAAATCAAAGAACggacaatttaaaattaataataaaacaaaaattaatacgcTTCAAGAGATATTAGATATCTCTTTACTAAAAAAtccagtatttttattatttatcttttCAAACTTTTGCACCAGTATTGGATTTTATGTACCATACGTGTACGTATTG cCTCAAGCTGAAGAACGAGGGATTGATAAAAACGATGCTAGTTACCTTCTTGCAGTAATTGGAATTGCCAATACCGCGGGTCGTATAATCTTAGGATATGTATCAGATAAACCATGGGTCAATCGGTtactaatatataatttatgtctTACAATATGTGGTATCT cTACAATGCTTAGTATAATATGTACATCATTTGTATGGTTCACAATTTATGCTTCCATATTTGGATTCACATCTGGTGCCTATGTTGGCCTTACATCTGTAATCTTAGTAGATTTATTGGGTTTAAATTATCTTACAAATGCTTTTGGTCAACTTCTATTATTTCAAGGTTTCGCATCATTCTTAGGGCCACCTATTGCaggtatatttatttgtattttcacAACAGCTGCGGTtaagaaaaattcaattttttatttaaatttatattatttaggaTGGCTGTATGATATGCTTCAATCATATGATCCTGGTTTTCTTGCAGCTGGTAGTATGATTACCTTTAGtggattaatattattttttgtacctATTATACAACAAAAAACTAAACACAATGTAAGtaataaaagagtaaaaaatacaataaataatgaaCCTGTTTAA
- the LOC100883687 gene encoding monocarboxylate transporter 12 isoform X3, translating to MNINMTFRYLLLRVTFTKFDNCNSMAHATVSSSAETKKQDKKNGKKNFKCDSMDCQITSAITDLSPPDGGWGYFVVFASFLIHVIADGVTYSFGVFYLEFLYYFEEGKGTTAWIASILVGVTLCSGPISSLFVNKYGCRTVTIVGSILASACLLASVWAQNVITLYFTIGIGTGLGFGLIYLPAIVSVTCYFEKYRSLATGIAVCGSGLGTLIFAPCLKYFIVEYGWRGAIMICSGIVLNCIVLGALFRPLETNKQKKRSSPEKTLHNSLDQQLKCLPKGEHSTELYAISFKKERNNVGVRSLSQPILISKDITRQDNLENIHKEQLNLTQRYSEEVFSISESSTSLSTKAEYMKSKNGQFKINNKTKINTLQEILDISLLKNPVFLLFIFSNFCTSIGFYVPYVYVLPQAEERGIDKNDASYLLAVIGIANTAGRIILGYVSDKPWVNRLLIYNLCLTICGISTMLSIICTSFVWFTIYASIFGFTSGAYVGLTSVILVDLLGLNYLTNAFGQLLLFQGFASFLGPPIAAGSMITFSGLILFFVPIIQQKTKHNVSNKRVKNTINNEPV from the exons ATGAACATCAACATGACGTTTCGATACTTGTTATTGCGGGTAACATTCACCAAGTTCGACAATTGTAACTCCATGGCACACGCGACTGTTAGCTCCTCAGCCGAGACAAAAAAGCAAGATAAAAAAAATgggaaaaaaaatttcaaatgcgACTCAATGGATTGTCAGATAACGTCAGCTATCACAGACCTTTCACCCCCAGATGGGGGATGGGGCTATTTTGTGGTGTTTGCATCCTTCTTAATTCACGTAATTG CGGACGGAGTTACGTATTCTTTCGGAGTATTTtacttagaatttttgtattatttcgaGGAGGGAAAGGGTACCACAGCATGGATCGCTTCGATATTGGTTGGGGTGACTTTATGTTCTg GTCCAATATCGAgcttatttgtaaataaatacggATGCCGAACAGTGACCATTGTCGGCTCAATATTAGCTAGTGCATGCCTATTAGCGAGTGTGTGGGCACAAAATGTTATAACACTATACTTTACAATCGGCATTGGAACAG GTCTAGGTTTTGGCTTAATCTATTTACCCGCCATTGTAAGTGTAACATGTTATTTTGAGAAATATCGTTCTCTCGCTACGGGTATTGCTGTATGCGGTTCTGGATTAGGTACATTAATTTTCGCTCCATGTTTAAAATACTTTATAGTAGAATACGGATGGCGAGGAGCGATTATGATTTGCTCCGGAATCGTTTTAAATTGCATCGTACTAGGTGCACTATTCAGGCCACTTGAAACGAATAAACAAAAGAAGAGAAGTTCTCCAGAG AAAACTCTACATAATTCTTTAGATCAACAATTGAAATGTTTACCCAAAGGGGAACATAGTACAGAACTTTATGCCATTAGTTTTAAGAAGGAAAGAAATAATGTTGGTGTAAGAAGCCTGAGTCAacctattttaatttcaaaagatATAACACGCCAAGACAATTTGGAGAACATTCATAAAGAGCA ACTAAATTTAACACAAAGATATAGTGAAGAAGTGTTTTCTATTTCTGAATCGTCTACGAGTTTGTCTACTAAAGCAGAATACATGAAATCAAAGAACggacaatttaaaattaataataaaacaaaaattaatacgcTTCAAGAGATATTAGATATCTCTTTACTAAAAAAtccagtatttttattatttatcttttCAAACTTTTGCACCAGTATTGGATTTTATGTACCATACGTGTACGTATTG cCTCAAGCTGAAGAACGAGGGATTGATAAAAACGATGCTAGTTACCTTCTTGCAGTAATTGGAATTGCCAATACCGCGGGTCGTATAATCTTAGGATATGTATCAGATAAACCATGGGTCAATCGGTtactaatatataatttatgtctTACAATATGTGGTATCT cTACAATGCTTAGTATAATATGTACATCATTTGTATGGTTCACAATTTATGCTTCCATATTTGGATTCACATCTGGTGCCTATGTTGGCCTTACATCTGTAATCTTAGTAGATTTATTGGGTTTAAATTATCTTACAAATGCTTTTGGTCAACTTCTATTATTTCAAGGTTTCGCATCATTCTTAGGGCCACCTATTGCag CTGGTAGTATGATTACCTTTAGtggattaatattattttttgtacctATTATACAACAAAAAACTAAACACAATGTAAGtaataaaagagtaaaaaatacaataaataatgaaCCTGTTTAA
- the LOC100883687 gene encoding monocarboxylate transporter 12 isoform X2, translating to MNINMTFRYLLLRVTFTKFDNCNSMAHATVSSSAETKKQDKKNGKKNFKCDSMDCQITSAITDLSPPDGGWGYFVVFASFLIHVIADGVTYSFGVFYLEFLYYFEEGKGTTAWIASILVGVTLCSGPISSLFVNKYGCRTVTIVGSILASACLLASVWAQNVITLYFTIGIGTGLGFGLIYLPAIVSVTCYFEKYRSLATGIAVCGSGLGTLIFAPCLKYFIVEYGWRGAIMICSGIVLNCIVLGALFRPLETNKQKKRSSPEKTLHNSLDQQLKCLPKGEHSTELYAISFKKERNNVGVRSLSQPILISKDITRQDNLENIHKEQLNLTQRYSEEVFSISESSTSLSTKAEYMKSKNGQFKINNKTKINTLQEILDISLLKNPVFLLFIFSNFCTSIGFYVPYVYVLPQAEERGIDKNDASYLLAVIGIANTAGRIILGYVSDKPWVNRLLIYNLCLTICGISTMLSIICTSFVWFTIYASIFGFTSGAYVGLTSVILVDLLGLNYLTNAFGQLLLFQGFASFLGPPIAGWLYDMLQSYDPGFLAAGSMITFSGLILFFVPIIQQKTKHNVSNKRVKNTINNEPV from the exons ATGAACATCAACATGACGTTTCGATACTTGTTATTGCGGGTAACATTCACCAAGTTCGACAATTGTAACTCCATGGCACACGCGACTGTTAGCTCCTCAGCCGAGACAAAAAAGCAAGATAAAAAAAATgggaaaaaaaatttcaaatgcgACTCAATGGATTGTCAGATAACGTCAGCTATCACAGACCTTTCACCCCCAGATGGGGGATGGGGCTATTTTGTGGTGTTTGCATCCTTCTTAATTCACGTAATTG CGGACGGAGTTACGTATTCTTTCGGAGTATTTtacttagaatttttgtattatttcgaGGAGGGAAAGGGTACCACAGCATGGATCGCTTCGATATTGGTTGGGGTGACTTTATGTTCTg GTCCAATATCGAgcttatttgtaaataaatacggATGCCGAACAGTGACCATTGTCGGCTCAATATTAGCTAGTGCATGCCTATTAGCGAGTGTGTGGGCACAAAATGTTATAACACTATACTTTACAATCGGCATTGGAACAG GTCTAGGTTTTGGCTTAATCTATTTACCCGCCATTGTAAGTGTAACATGTTATTTTGAGAAATATCGTTCTCTCGCTACGGGTATTGCTGTATGCGGTTCTGGATTAGGTACATTAATTTTCGCTCCATGTTTAAAATACTTTATAGTAGAATACGGATGGCGAGGAGCGATTATGATTTGCTCCGGAATCGTTTTAAATTGCATCGTACTAGGTGCACTATTCAGGCCACTTGAAACGAATAAACAAAAGAAGAGAAGTTCTCCAGAG AAAACTCTACATAATTCTTTAGATCAACAATTGAAATGTTTACCCAAAGGGGAACATAGTACAGAACTTTATGCCATTAGTTTTAAGAAGGAAAGAAATAATGTTGGTGTAAGAAGCCTGAGTCAacctattttaatttcaaaagatATAACACGCCAAGACAATTTGGAGAACATTCATAAAGAGCA ACTAAATTTAACACAAAGATATAGTGAAGAAGTGTTTTCTATTTCTGAATCGTCTACGAGTTTGTCTACTAAAGCAGAATACATGAAATCAAAGAACggacaatttaaaattaataataaaacaaaaattaatacgcTTCAAGAGATATTAGATATCTCTTTACTAAAAAAtccagtatttttattatttatcttttCAAACTTTTGCACCAGTATTGGATTTTATGTACCATACGTGTACGTATTG cCTCAAGCTGAAGAACGAGGGATTGATAAAAACGATGCTAGTTACCTTCTTGCAGTAATTGGAATTGCCAATACCGCGGGTCGTATAATCTTAGGATATGTATCAGATAAACCATGGGTCAATCGGTtactaatatataatttatgtctTACAATATGTGGTATCT cTACAATGCTTAGTATAATATGTACATCATTTGTATGGTTCACAATTTATGCTTCCATATTTGGATTCACATCTGGTGCCTATGTTGGCCTTACATCTGTAATCTTAGTAGATTTATTGGGTTTAAATTATCTTACAAATGCTTTTGGTCAACTTCTATTATTTCAAGGTTTCGCATCATTCTTAGGGCCACCTATTGCag gaTGGCTGTATGATATGCTTCAATCATATGATCCTGGTTTTCTTGCAGCTGGTAGTATGATTACCTTTAGtggattaatattattttttgtacctATTATACAACAAAAAACTAAACACAATGTAAGtaataaaagagtaaaaaatacaataaataatgaaCCTGTTTAA
- the bsf gene encoding bicoid stability factor isoform X1 yields the protein MSLRCISHHGYLSKIVVFSENKKKINFIIQRCIKPVIISTRTLSQIINTDADIFTKYKYLRAAILKYKQIRKYEYENIIKKIKKQNDVTPNQVYSLLKWSNNINDSSPHEKMKLVESLWINLAICNFKLNVVHYNTLLQVYIDNNYNFSPPDILMEMKDNEILPNFATYHMCIKHYCIKGNVNEAMSLLTSGFVKIPWHYLIQIFNTLLVGYSQLGNIKSVDNILYIMENRNIKPTADTYAVVMCTYAKLNDINKIKEIIQDCHSRKMYFTNTHILRVIYTLAANNHLESVDAMYEYLKNTLNISNAEMQVIMDIFNIGQVNIVTTLFSHMLSQSYVKYTNTKLLLRYAIDVNLDPNKIIEICNSFNHNIELYKKLLSFALYYSLSKNSHVSLALLRACKPHYTIKAHYFWPLLSNYGLNCDFDGILNILTIMITEFNIPPCVHTISDYILSILFVRSPEHTRQLLIKYKVDKTVVNNAYLLMYLRTFRTIQAAIYMRSHPDKYFYKIHSHELRKASVLKNDIESFIMISTELLENTTDDYNHRKVFVSMDKQLQDAMIDLSSNKQWLAKVLQRLVAKNIVLKPETVREINTFLHGYLTDDIVCSLENLAKKTPSTQVKHAL from the exons ATGTCATTAAGATGTATAAGTCATCATGGATATCTTTCAAAAATTGTTGTTTttagtgaaaataaaaaaaagataaattttataattcagcgTTGTATTAAGCCAGTGATTATTTCAACAAG GACATTATCACAGATTATCAATACAGACGcagatatatttacaaaatataaatatttacgcGCTgctatattaaaatacaaacaaATAAGAAAGTATGAATATGAAAAcattataaagaaaataaaaaagcaaa atGATGTAACTCCGAACCAAGTATATTCACTATTAAAAtggagtaataatataaatgattcTTCACCAcatgaaaaaatgaaacttgTAGAATCTTTATGGATTAATTTAGCCATATGCA aTTTCAAGCTCAATGTAGTACATTATAATACACTGTTACAAGTCTACAtagataataattacaatttttctccACCTGACATATTGATGGAAATGAAAGATAACGAGATTTTACCAAATTTTGCTACTTATCATATGTGTATTAAGCATTACTGTATAAAAGGGAATGTTAATGAAGCTATGTCACTTCTGACCTCTGGCTTTGTGAAAATACCTTGGcattatttaattcaaatttttaatacattactGGTTGGCTATTCTCAATTAGG GAACATTAAATCTGTCGATAATATTCTATATATTAtggaaaatagaaatataaaaccAACTGCAGATACATATGCAGTTGTTATGTGTACTTATGCTAAATTAAAtgacattaataaaataaaagaaataatacaAGATTGTCATTCGCGTAAGATGTATTTTACTAATACACATATTTTGAGGGTGATTTACACATTAGCTGCAAATAATCATTTAGAATCTGTTGATGCT atgTATGAGTATTTAAAGAATACGTTAAACATTTCTAATGCAGAAATGCAAGTTATAATGGATATATTCAATATTGGTCAAGTAAATATAGTTACAACTTTATTTTCACATATGCTTTCACAAAGCTAtgtcaaatatacaaatacgaAACTACTTCTAAGATATGCAATTGATGTAAATTTG GatccaaataaaattattgaaatatgtaATTCTTTTAACCACAATATAGAACTATATAAGAAATTGTTATCATTTGCACTGTATTATTCGTTATCAAAAAATAGTCATGTATCTTTAGCTCTACTCAGAGCATGTAAACCTCATTATACAATTAAAGCACATTATTTTTGGCCACTTTTAAGCAATTACGGACTGAACtgtgattttgatg gtattttaaatattcttactattatgatCACAGAGTTTAACATACCACCTTGTGTTCATACAATTTCTGATtacattttatcaatattatttgtaagatCCCCAGAACATACtagacaattattaataaaatacaaagtaGATAAAACCGTCGTTAATAATGcttatttattaatgtatttaaGGACATTTAGAACAATTCAAGCAGCAATATATA TGCGATCTCATccagataaatatttttataaaatacatagtCATGAGCTCAGGAAAGCTTCAGTTCTTAAAAATGACATAGAAAGTTTTATAATGATCAGTACTGAACTATTAGAAAATACTACAGatgattacaatcatagaaaagtGTTTGTGTCTATGGATAAACAATTACAGGATGCAATGATTGATTTATCATCTAACAAACAGTGGTTAGCAAAG GTGCTTCAACGTTTAGTAgctaaaaatattgtattaaaacctgaaacagtaCGGGAAATAAATACTTTTCTACATGGATATCTTACAGATGATATAGTATGTTCACTGGAAAATTTAGCAAAAAAAAcg CCAAGCACGCAAGTAAAGCATGCACTGTAA
- the bsf gene encoding bicoid stability factor isoform X2 produces MKLVESLWINLAICNFKLNVVHYNTLLQVYIDNNYNFSPPDILMEMKDNEILPNFATYHMCIKHYCIKGNVNEAMSLLTSGFVKIPWHYLIQIFNTLLVGYSQLGNIKSVDNILYIMENRNIKPTADTYAVVMCTYAKLNDINKIKEIIQDCHSRKMYFTNTHILRVIYTLAANNHLESVDAMYEYLKNTLNISNAEMQVIMDIFNIGQVNIVTTLFSHMLSQSYVKYTNTKLLLRYAIDVNLDPNKIIEICNSFNHNIELYKKLLSFALYYSLSKNSHVSLALLRACKPHYTIKAHYFWPLLSNYGLNCDFDGILNILTIMITEFNIPPCVHTISDYILSILFVRSPEHTRQLLIKYKVDKTVVNNAYLLMYLRTFRTIQAAIYMRSHPDKYFYKIHSHELRKASVLKNDIESFIMISTELLENTTDDYNHRKVFVSMDKQLQDAMIDLSSNKQWLAKVLQRLVAKNIVLKPETVREINTFLHGYLTDDIVCSLENLAKKTPSTQVKHAL; encoded by the exons atgaaacttgTAGAATCTTTATGGATTAATTTAGCCATATGCA aTTTCAAGCTCAATGTAGTACATTATAATACACTGTTACAAGTCTACAtagataataattacaatttttctccACCTGACATATTGATGGAAATGAAAGATAACGAGATTTTACCAAATTTTGCTACTTATCATATGTGTATTAAGCATTACTGTATAAAAGGGAATGTTAATGAAGCTATGTCACTTCTGACCTCTGGCTTTGTGAAAATACCTTGGcattatttaattcaaatttttaatacattactGGTTGGCTATTCTCAATTAGG GAACATTAAATCTGTCGATAATATTCTATATATTAtggaaaatagaaatataaaaccAACTGCAGATACATATGCAGTTGTTATGTGTACTTATGCTAAATTAAAtgacattaataaaataaaagaaataatacaAGATTGTCATTCGCGTAAGATGTATTTTACTAATACACATATTTTGAGGGTGATTTACACATTAGCTGCAAATAATCATTTAGAATCTGTTGATGCT atgTATGAGTATTTAAAGAATACGTTAAACATTTCTAATGCAGAAATGCAAGTTATAATGGATATATTCAATATTGGTCAAGTAAATATAGTTACAACTTTATTTTCACATATGCTTTCACAAAGCTAtgtcaaatatacaaatacgaAACTACTTCTAAGATATGCAATTGATGTAAATTTG GatccaaataaaattattgaaatatgtaATTCTTTTAACCACAATATAGAACTATATAAGAAATTGTTATCATTTGCACTGTATTATTCGTTATCAAAAAATAGTCATGTATCTTTAGCTCTACTCAGAGCATGTAAACCTCATTATACAATTAAAGCACATTATTTTTGGCCACTTTTAAGCAATTACGGACTGAACtgtgattttgatg gtattttaaatattcttactattatgatCACAGAGTTTAACATACCACCTTGTGTTCATACAATTTCTGATtacattttatcaatattatttgtaagatCCCCAGAACATACtagacaattattaataaaatacaaagtaGATAAAACCGTCGTTAATAATGcttatttattaatgtatttaaGGACATTTAGAACAATTCAAGCAGCAATATATA TGCGATCTCATccagataaatatttttataaaatacatagtCATGAGCTCAGGAAAGCTTCAGTTCTTAAAAATGACATAGAAAGTTTTATAATGATCAGTACTGAACTATTAGAAAATACTACAGatgattacaatcatagaaaagtGTTTGTGTCTATGGATAAACAATTACAGGATGCAATGATTGATTTATCATCTAACAAACAGTGGTTAGCAAAG GTGCTTCAACGTTTAGTAgctaaaaatattgtattaaaacctgaaacagtaCGGGAAATAAATACTTTTCTACATGGATATCTTACAGATGATATAGTATGTTCACTGGAAAATTTAGCAAAAAAAAcg CCAAGCACGCAAGTAAAGCATGCACTGTAA
- the baf gene encoding barrier to autointegration factor translates to MSSTSQKHKNFIAEPMGDKPVTDLAGVGEVLGRRLEAAGFDKAYVVLGQYLVLKKDRELFQEWLKDVCSANAKQSNDCYQCLSDWCDEFL, encoded by the exons ATGTCCAGCACATCGCAAAAGCATAAAAACTTTATTGCAGAGCCAATGGGTGATAAACCTGTTACAGACCTTGCTGGAGTTGGAGAAGTTCTAGGGCGTAGATTAGAAGCTGCTGGCTTtgataaa gCATACGTAGTTCTTGGGCAATATTTGGTCTTGAAGAAAGACAGGGAATTATTTCAAGAATGGTTAAAGGATGTGTGTTCAGCTAATGCAAAGCAGTCTAATGATTGTTATCAGTGCCTTTCCGATTGGTGTGacgaatttttgtaa